The Corylus avellana chromosome ca8, CavTom2PMs-1.0 genome has a segment encoding these proteins:
- the LOC132189329 gene encoding signal peptide peptidase → MKNVERIANVALAGLTLAPLVVKVDPNLNVILTACLTVYVGCYRSVKPTPPSETMSNEHAMRFPFVGSAMLLSLFLLFKFLSKDLVNAVLTCYFIVLGIVALSATLLPAIKRFLPEHWNQDVITWHFPYFRSLDIEFTRSQIVAAIPGTFFCAWYAMQKHWLANNILGLAFCIQGIEMLSLGSFKTGAILLAGLFVYDIFWVFFTPVMVSVAKSFDAPIKLLFPTADSARPFSMLGLGDIVIPGIFVALALRFDVSRGKDSQYFKSAFLGYGAGLVLTIIVMNWFQAAQPALLYIVPAVIGFLAAHCIWNGEVKPLLEFDESKTANSSQESSDANDSKKVE, encoded by the exons ATGAAGAACGTTGAGCGAATTGCGAATGTAGCTTTAGCAG GGTTAACTTTAGCACCACTTGTTGTGAAGGTAGATCCAAACCTAAATGTTATTTTGACTGCCTGCCTCACAGTTTATGTGGGTTGCTATAGATCTGTCAAGCCAACTCCACCTTCT GAGACAATGTCTAATGAGCATGCCATGCGGTTCCCTTTTGTTGGGAGTGCAATGCTGTTATCcctatttcttctttttaagtttCTATCTAAGGACTTGGTTAATGCTGTATTGACGTGCTACTTCATTGTGCTTGGGATCGTTGCTCTTTC GGCAACATTGTTACCTGCTATCAAACGTTTTTTGCCTGAGCATTGGAATCAGGACGTTATCACCTGGCATTTCCCATATTTCCGTT CTTTGGACATTGAGTTCACAAGGTCTCAGATCGTTGCTGCTATCCCTGGAACCTTTTTCTGTGCATGGTATGCTATGCAGAAGCATTGGCTAGCTAACAACATATTGGGGCTTGCTTTCTGCATTCAG gGAATTGAAATGCTTTCTCTTGGCTCTTTCAAGACTGGTGCCATCCTCTTG GCTGGACTTTTTGTATATGAtattttctgggttttcttcACTCCAGTGATGGTCAGTGTTGCAAAATCTTTTGATGCTCCTATAAAG CTTTTGTTCCCTACAGCAGATTCTGCTCGACCATTTTCCATGCTTGGACTTGGTGATATTGTAATACCCG GTATTTTCGTAGCGTTGGCTTTGCGATTTGATGTGTCTAGAGGGAAAGACAGCCAGTATTTTAAGAGTGCTTTTCTCGGATATGGTGCTGGTTTGGTTCTTACAATTATTGTCATGAACTGGTTTCAGGCTGCACAG CCTGCACTTTTGTATATTGTACCCGCTGTTATTGGATTTTTGGCTGCTCATTGCATATGGAATGGCGAAGTCAAACCG TTGTTGGAGTTTGACGAGTCTAAGACTGCAAATTCATCCCAAGAAAGCAGTGATGCCAATGATAGCAAGAAGGTGGAGTAA